The Solibacillus sp. FSL R7-0682 genome includes a window with the following:
- a CDS encoding recombinase family protein has translation MERVIGYCRVSTEDQNLDMQEQVIQKYADEKGLELIMYVEKISSRKVERQELEHAMKAATNGDLFVVYKLDRLARSTKELFTLTEQLKEKGVEFVSINDSFDTTTPTGKAMFGMLAVFAEFERDIIQQRTKAGLEAAKRRGRIGGRPAIDEKKKKQVRALFEAGESANDIAKEYGIGRATVYKIVNIK, from the coding sequence TTGGAACGAGTAATAGGATATTGTCGTGTTAGTACGGAAGATCAAAATTTAGATATGCAGGAGCAAGTAATTCAAAAATATGCAGATGAAAAAGGACTGGAGCTTATTATGTATGTAGAAAAGATATCTAGCCGTAAAGTCGAAAGGCAAGAACTTGAACATGCGATGAAAGCTGCAACTAATGGAGATTTGTTTGTTGTGTATAAATTAGACCGTTTAGCTAGAAGTACAAAAGAACTTTTTACACTAACAGAACAACTAAAGGAAAAGGGAGTTGAATTTGTTTCAATAAACGATTCATTTGATACTACGACACCTACAGGTAAAGCTATGTTTGGTATGTTAGCTGTATTTGCTGAGTTTGAAAGGGATATTATTCAACAGAGAACAAAAGCAGGATTAGAAGCTGCGAAAAGGCGAGGACGTATTGGTGGACGACCAGCTATTGATGAGAAGAAAAAGAAACAGGTAAGAGCCTTATTTGAAGCTGGTGAAAGTGCTAATGATATTGCTAAAGAATATGGAATTGGTAGGGCTACGGTATATAAAATAGTAAATATAAAATAA
- a CDS encoding reverse transcriptase family protein translates to MNFSQSKLYGLSNKKYLAELLWIDKDKLRNIDVEFTPIKFTSQVNGKNRVLYDQNPEYKKVLKKIVNLLSKVELPKYAFGGIKGRNYIGNADVHKGNKFLLLLDIRDFFPSTRDSYIYSLFYHKLKMPQDIAKIFTDLVSVPLESGGGRYLPQGFPTSPIISLFAYIDMYEEIADLANKNDMDFSCYYDDLTLSSNKFIPKSMKKNISRIIQKYGFKVHPNKSKLVIQKFTKVTGVILDKDDLKVPKSLFKKLHEAFNLLHIMNRSSGDYRADEFVDICNKVQGLIAAIKSIEPNRNLEMYSNMLKYMRKKYDIPYRRISISSSFKTPEASLIRTNKT, encoded by the coding sequence ATGAATTTTTCACAAAGTAAACTATATGGTTTATCTAACAAAAAGTATTTAGCTGAATTATTGTGGATCGATAAAGATAAATTAAGAAATATTGATGTAGAGTTTACGCCAATTAAATTCACATCACAAGTTAATGGGAAAAATAGAGTCCTGTACGATCAAAATCCTGAGTATAAGAAAGTTTTAAAGAAAATTGTAAACTTGCTATCTAAAGTAGAACTTCCCAAATATGCTTTTGGAGGAATAAAGGGGAGAAATTATATAGGTAATGCAGATGTACATAAAGGAAATAAGTTCCTATTGTTGTTAGATATAAGAGATTTTTTTCCTTCTACTAGAGATTCTTATATTTATAGTTTGTTTTATCACAAACTCAAAATGCCACAAGATATAGCTAAGATTTTTACGGATTTGGTATCAGTTCCTTTAGAGAGTGGTGGAGGTAGATATTTACCACAGGGATTTCCTACAAGCCCAATAATTAGTTTGTTTGCATACATAGATATGTATGAAGAAATTGCTGACTTAGCAAATAAGAATGATATGGATTTCAGTTGTTATTACGATGATTTAACTTTATCCTCAAATAAATTTATTCCAAAGAGTATGAAGAAAAATATATCAAGGATTATACAAAAATACGGATTCAAGGTACATCCTAATAAATCAAAACTAGTAATTCAAAAATTCACAAAAGTTACAGGAGTAATTTTAGATAAAGATGATTTAAAAGTTCCTAAATCGCTATTTAAAAAATTACATGAAGCTTTCAATTTATTACATATTATGAATAGATCAAGTGGGGATTATAGGGCAGATGAATTTGTAGACATTTGTAACAAAGTACAAGGCTTAATAGCTGCAATCAAGAGTATAGAGCCGAATAGAAATTTAGAAATGTATAGTAATATGCTTAAATATATGAGAAAGAAATATGATATTCCGTATAGAAGAATTTCTATTTCTTCTAGTTTTAAGACTCCTGAAGCTAGTTTAATAAGAACTAATAAAACTTAA
- a CDS encoding LlaJI family restriction endonuclease, with protein MKSKFVREQKRYTQENLRNIFDCTAEKTVTIIKKLKEYGVLKAVKATDVQKDMSDLIDKDIEVIDVEVGEKELLYVFTFVGVITVSDCILKCYPKYISNVAPKTELKQIIKVLERYNSKEQIIRMYNDSEEGNSFNLLSVMIYLLNDYHENGAYTNTQDIIETNGSGEILWDKTINETFTYISNNRPYYIEMFTQKRINDDFDYFKRLHESIISICSRELQDADLLDLFDILPVEVSDEELDDFEEIDYILYRIQNELNLQFNTRKQLLLKTIYAYIAHSSGLADIDCFTMFGTNSFNLVWEKVCAEVLDNQLQTPLGSLPISLADGYNPSDLLISLIDKPKWNGYKHDDSEFQKIAKETLVPDHVSITKRNNLYQFIIFDAKYYNIQLEQGKKLRGQPGIGDITKQYLYQLSYKKFVNDHGIQDIKNCFLMPTEQQNIIVKGYVNIEMLDALGLENIQIRQLPAGMVYSHYLANEKLDIELLHL; from the coding sequence ATGAAATCCAAGTTTGTACGTGAACAGAAACGATATACACAGGAAAACCTACGAAACATTTTTGATTGTACAGCTGAAAAGACCGTTACTATCATAAAAAAACTGAAGGAATACGGTGTCTTGAAAGCTGTAAAAGCAACTGATGTGCAGAAGGATATGTCTGACCTAATCGATAAAGATATTGAAGTAATCGATGTTGAAGTTGGAGAAAAGGAGCTTCTTTATGTTTTTACATTTGTGGGTGTCATTACGGTTTCAGATTGCATCTTAAAATGCTATCCGAAATATATAAGTAACGTTGCTCCTAAAACAGAATTAAAGCAAATCATAAAAGTTCTGGAAAGATATAATTCCAAGGAACAAATTATTCGAATGTATAATGATAGCGAAGAAGGTAATTCATTTAACCTACTCTCAGTGATGATTTATCTATTAAATGACTACCATGAAAATGGCGCTTACACGAATACACAAGATATAATTGAAACTAATGGTTCGGGTGAAATACTGTGGGACAAGACGATAAATGAGACCTTTACTTATATCAGCAATAATCGCCCATATTACATAGAAATGTTTACACAAAAACGTATTAATGATGATTTTGATTACTTTAAAAGGCTCCACGAATCAATTATCTCTATTTGTTCAAGAGAACTTCAAGATGCTGATTTATTGGATTTGTTTGACATACTACCGGTTGAAGTGTCTGATGAAGAACTAGATGATTTTGAAGAAATAGATTATATACTTTACCGTATACAGAATGAATTGAATTTGCAGTTTAATACAAGAAAGCAGCTATTACTGAAGACGATATATGCCTATATTGCGCATAGTAGCGGTCTTGCAGATATTGATTGTTTCACTATGTTTGGTACAAACAGTTTTAATTTGGTATGGGAAAAAGTGTGTGCGGAAGTTCTGGACAATCAATTGCAGACCCCACTTGGCTCACTCCCTATTTCTTTAGCAGATGGATACAATCCTAGTGACTTGCTCATTTCACTAATAGATAAACCAAAGTGGAATGGCTATAAGCATGATGATTCTGAGTTTCAAAAAATCGCTAAGGAAACCCTCGTTCCAGACCATGTGTCAATCACTAAGAGGAATAACTTATATCAGTTCATTATATTTGATGCCAAATATTATAATATTCAACTTGAGCAAGGAAAAAAACTACGAGGACAACCAGGAATTGGCGATATTACAAAGCAGTACCTCTATCAGTTGTCTTATAAAAAATTTGTTAATGACCACGGAATTCAAGATATTAAGAACTGTTTTTTGATGCCAACCGAACAACAAAATATTATTGTCAAGGGATATGTCAATATTGAAATGTTAGATGCTCTCGGGTTAGAGAACATACAAATACGACAATTACCTGCAGGAATGGTTTACTCACACTATTTAGCTAATGAAAAACTGGATATAGAGCTTCTTCATTTATAA
- a CDS encoding helix-turn-helix domain-containing protein, which produces MQFNHGKLKSARCLKGYSVEEMARRTGIDSHAYWRIESGKTQLKVKNFLKIAMVLEQPLTYFVEENALPTEVLDRVSELYVLLNRLDEDGKSQYSSLLKSLDSFCITEC; this is translated from the coding sequence ATGCAGTTCAATCATGGCAAACTAAAGTCTGCTCGTTGCTTAAAAGGTTACAGTGTAGAGGAAATGGCAAGGCGTACAGGAATTGACTCGCATGCCTATTGGCGTATTGAGAGTGGTAAAACTCAGCTGAAGGTCAAGAACTTTCTTAAGATTGCTATGGTTTTGGAGCAGCCGCTTACTTACTTTGTGGAAGAGAATGCACTGCCTACAGAGGTTTTAGATCGTGTATCTGAACTTTACGTATTATTGAACCGGTTGGATGAGGATGGAAAATCGCAATATTCATCATTACTTAAATCGTTAGATTCATTTTGTATAACGGAGTGTTAA
- a CDS encoding cyclic-phosphate processing receiver domain-containing protein, which translates to MDTQKINLYVDDLRDCPNGFVVARTFQEAIHLLEIYQVDILSLDHDLGEDLQGNLLPTGYDLVKYICEKGLRANKIYIHTDNPVGRENMYQTLHGAKRRGFIDSNIEIYHYPIAKNKYSG; encoded by the coding sequence TTGGATACACAAAAGATAAATCTTTATGTGGATGATTTAAGAGATTGTCCGAATGGTTTTGTCGTTGCAAGAACGTTTCAAGAAGCAATTCACTTACTTGAAATTTACCAAGTAGACATACTTTCTCTTGACCATGATTTAGGAGAGGATCTACAAGGTAACCTATTGCCAACAGGTTATGACTTAGTAAAGTATATTTGTGAAAAAGGGTTACGGGCAAACAAAATATATATTCATACGGACAACCCTGTTGGTAGAGAGAATATGTATCAAACGTTGCATGGGGCAAAACGAAGAGGTTTCATTGATTCAAATATTGAAATTTATCATTATCCGATTGCTAAAAATAAGTACTCTGGTTAG
- a CDS encoding site-specific integrase, with protein sequence MKDNIKSYTKKDGKTYYMFKLYLGMDSETGKQIHVTRRGFLTKKEATLALAQLRVEVKNGEYKKPKTETYEDIYNVWIQHYERTVEESTFVKTLGIFKHHILPAIGHYRIEKLSVAICQSFVDDCSLKLKRFRMVKTYASKVIDFAIKREYISSNPFKLVDLPKTKASTVLDTEVNYYSKEQLIYFLQCLKQYGNAQITAFFYLLAFSGIRKGEALALTWADLNFDTNELFISKALSRGKNNKLYIKSTKTDTSRQLLIDDETCSILSEWKKIQQGKFPNASDKSQLIFTNEQNGLLQQTVPRKWLMKIIDNYSLPYTHVHSFRHVHCSLLFEAGASVKEVQERLGHTDVQTTLNIYTHLSKRAKNDTINKFVTYLNSES encoded by the coding sequence ATGAAAGACAATATTAAATCGTATACAAAAAAAGATGGCAAAACCTACTATATGTTTAAACTTTATTTAGGAATGGATAGCGAAACAGGCAAACAAATTCACGTTACTAGACGTGGTTTTCTAACGAAAAAAGAAGCTACCCTAGCATTAGCTCAATTAAGAGTTGAAGTTAAGAATGGGGAATATAAGAAGCCTAAAACTGAAACATACGAGGATATATATAATGTCTGGATTCAGCACTACGAAAGAACTGTTGAAGAAAGTACCTTTGTCAAAACCCTTGGCATTTTCAAGCATCACATTTTACCTGCAATAGGTCACTACCGAATAGAGAAGCTGAGTGTAGCAATCTGCCAAAGCTTTGTTGATGACTGTTCCTTGAAACTAAAAAGGTTTCGAATGGTTAAAACATATGCATCTAAAGTGATAGATTTTGCAATTAAGCGTGAGTACATCAGTTCTAATCCCTTCAAGCTAGTGGATCTTCCAAAAACCAAAGCTTCTACTGTATTAGATACTGAGGTTAACTACTATTCAAAGGAGCAGCTAATTTACTTTCTACAGTGTTTAAAGCAATATGGTAACGCTCAAATCACCGCATTTTTCTATCTGCTTGCATTTTCAGGTATCCGTAAAGGTGAGGCACTTGCATTAACCTGGGCGGATTTAAATTTTGATACAAACGAATTGTTCATTTCAAAAGCTCTTTCGAGAGGTAAAAATAACAAGCTTTATATTAAATCAACGAAAACCGATACTTCACGCCAGCTTTTAATCGATGATGAAACATGCAGCATCTTATCAGAATGGAAAAAGATTCAGCAAGGCAAATTTCCAAATGCGAGTGACAAAAGCCAATTAATTTTTACAAACGAACAAAATGGCTTGTTGCAGCAAACAGTTCCTAGAAAGTGGCTCATGAAAATCATCGATAATTACAGCTTGCCCTATACACATGTTCACTCATTTCGTCATGTGCATTGCTCTTTACTTTTCGAAGCCGGTGCAAGTGTCAAAGAAGTACAAGAACGATTAGGTCACACAGATGTGCAAACAACGCTCAACATTTATACGCACCTATCAAAGCGTGCAAAAAACGATACAATTAATAAATTTGTGACGTATTTAAACTCAGAATCTTGA
- a CDS encoding helix-turn-helix domain-containing protein — translation MKQVNKVKEEKWRIEGARLKKLREEHQMSRAELARQMKTSESRLARLENGQGVRDAHTLMHYYELIMKHHELVEELEAWKNVSQKLAQDFQISKSSGSVKNEQSKDKIYEQKTKNTRLNGRKIVYI, via the coding sequence ATGAAGCAAGTAAACAAAGTAAAAGAAGAAAAGTGGAGAATTGAGGGGGCTAGACTGAAGAAGCTACGTGAAGAGCATCAAATGAGTAGGGCAGAACTTGCACGTCAGATGAAAACAAGCGAATCACGACTAGCAAGATTGGAAAATGGTCAAGGTGTAAGAGATGCTCATACATTAATGCATTACTATGAACTCATCATGAAGCATCATGAGCTAGTTGAGGAATTGGAAGCATGGAAAAACGTAAGCCAGAAATTAGCGCAAGATTTTCAGATTAGTAAGTCGTCAGGAAGTGTGAAAAACGAGCAATCAAAAGATAAAATCTATGAGCAAAAAACAAAAAATACTAGGTTGAACGGTCGGAAAATTGTATATATATAA
- a CDS encoding EVE domain-containing protein gives MSTWIFQGNPERFNVNDYLLDNDEIWWSIRQKHLAEKITIGDEVFIWRSDGGERGSGGIVARTIALTTPEQYVNDGEAANYWYEDVSNDSYLAVKLQVIEVDVIEGLNRLELAKHPKLQNLMILRLKQNTNYLIDDGLASYLRQLWYGKYLPLDKDFEIDKGIVKTRFKVVTELNQVKNNIKQFNEDLSEYEELRKQLKQFQQWYYVLEMNLFAPSKFIGYQEMKGHMYTDKEAIIGLDGRETVNVLKEYFIPIDNEGLRKHLQNLFQGELRKTYEINVLKSEKQVIELQFSKEYKEIDKNQLIKDFHRAMLRIYDKSKAIGYTPSKFRQMVANEGGLQTAKKLIGSKQLSDGFAELAQLGRLDLTVEALVLKIENTVLFTESELETARERLTQLGFFLEIEDDEHDDLLLIVEDDLEALRIEEGNGIEGAKKAYLVNKYERNSKNRKKAIKTHGLNCYACGFNFEEVYGERGKEFIEIHHIKPLSTLEEAIEINPETDLFPLCANCHRMVHRRKDNYLSIEELKELIQEHKS, from the coding sequence ATGAGTACGTGGATATTTCAAGGAAATCCTGAAAGATTTAATGTAAATGATTATTTGTTAGATAATGATGAAATTTGGTGGTCTATTAGACAAAAACATTTAGCAGAAAAAATTACAATTGGTGATGAAGTATTTATTTGGCGTTCTGATGGTGGAGAACGAGGTAGTGGTGGTATTGTTGCGAGAACTATAGCTCTTACGACTCCTGAACAGTATGTGAATGATGGAGAAGCAGCAAACTATTGGTATGAAGATGTAAGTAATGATTCGTATTTAGCAGTTAAATTACAAGTAATTGAAGTGGATGTCATAGAAGGTCTAAATAGATTAGAGTTAGCGAAGCATCCAAAATTGCAAAATTTAATGATATTACGATTAAAACAAAATACCAATTACTTAATTGACGATGGACTAGCAAGTTATTTGAGACAACTTTGGTACGGAAAGTATCTGCCACTTGATAAAGATTTTGAGATAGACAAAGGGATTGTAAAGACTAGATTTAAAGTAGTAACAGAGTTAAATCAAGTAAAGAATAATATTAAGCAATTTAATGAGGATTTGTCTGAATATGAAGAATTACGTAAACAACTAAAACAATTTCAGCAATGGTACTATGTATTAGAAATGAATCTCTTCGCTCCAAGTAAGTTTATTGGATACCAAGAGATGAAAGGGCATATGTACACAGATAAAGAAGCTATTATAGGTTTAGATGGGCGAGAAACTGTAAATGTATTGAAAGAGTATTTTATTCCGATTGATAATGAAGGCTTAAGGAAGCATCTTCAAAATCTGTTTCAAGGTGAACTAAGAAAAACCTATGAGATAAATGTCTTGAAAAGTGAAAAGCAAGTAATAGAGCTGCAATTTTCTAAAGAATATAAGGAAATAGATAAAAATCAGTTAATCAAAGATTTCCATAGAGCAATGTTAAGAATCTACGATAAATCTAAGGCTATTGGTTATACTCCATCTAAATTTAGACAAATGGTTGCTAATGAAGGTGGATTACAAACAGCTAAAAAGCTTATAGGTAGTAAACAGTTATCAGATGGGTTTGCAGAGTTAGCTCAACTAGGGAGGCTAGATTTAACTGTAGAGGCATTAGTTTTAAAGATAGAAAATACAGTACTTTTCACAGAATCAGAATTAGAAACTGCTAGAGAAAGGCTAACTCAATTAGGCTTCTTTTTAGAAATTGAAGATGATGAACATGATGACTTACTTTTGATTGTTGAAGATGACCTAGAAGCTTTGAGGATTGAAGAAGGTAACGGGATAGAAGGAGCAAAGAAAGCCTATCTTGTAAACAAATATGAGCGTAATTCAAAAAATCGTAAGAAGGCAATTAAAACGCATGGTTTAAATTGTTATGCCTGTGGATTTAATTTTGAAGAAGTGTATGGTGAACGAGGCAAAGAGTTTATAGAAATACATCATATTAAGCCGCTAAGCACTCTTGAAGAAGCTATAGAGATTAATCCCGAAACAGATTTATTTCCTTTATGTGCGAACTGTCATCGAATGGTACATAGGAGAAAAGATAATTATTTGAGTATTGAAGAACTCAAGGAGCTTATTCAAGAGCACAAGAGCTAA
- a CDS encoding DNA cytosine methyltransferase: MNLNLDRYRIWLTNNKNYSKATISNTVSRMKRADKILPWFNDIVYQFKLEQEPAYQELSCSVRSQIKKAVKLYFEFIEQDSVMLSVTHKKNNKLKVLSLFSNIGVAEAYFKDMDIEVPVANELIERRAELYSQIYPDTHMICGDITHKNVFDDIVKESIKTGVNIIMATPPCQGMSTAGPQEDDDERNKLIIPVIEAVKEIKPKYVFLENVPMFLNTSIEVNGEQVLIPNLLKKELESEYKISQYIIDTKDYSVPQTRERAIFLMTRRTENLKEWKLPNKDSKILTMQDAIGNLPKLDPYIKDISEEELLEIFPHFYERQEIAANISKWHIPPHHIKRQVVAMQHTPTGCTAFDNKVFYPKKANGEAVKGFRNTYKRQNWNTAAYTITMDNRKISSQNNVHPGKIEYVDDNGEEIYSDARVLTLYELMIVMSLPESWPIPENTSEAFLRRIIGEGIPPLFVKKVFDNID; encoded by the coding sequence ATGAACTTAAATTTAGATAGATATAGAATTTGGTTGACTAACAATAAGAATTATTCTAAAGCCACTATAAGCAATACAGTCTCGAGGATGAAAAGGGCAGATAAAATCCTGCCTTGGTTTAATGATATTGTTTATCAGTTTAAATTGGAACAAGAACCGGCATATCAAGAGCTTTCTTGTTCTGTACGATCACAGATAAAAAAGGCTGTGAAGCTTTATTTCGAATTTATAGAACAAGATTCCGTTATGTTATCAGTAACCCATAAAAAGAATAATAAATTAAAAGTATTATCATTATTTTCTAATATTGGTGTAGCGGAAGCATATTTTAAAGACATGGACATAGAGGTTCCCGTTGCCAATGAACTTATAGAACGAAGGGCTGAACTATATTCACAAATATATCCTGATACTCACATGATTTGTGGGGATATAACTCATAAAAATGTCTTCGATGATATAGTGAAAGAAAGTATAAAAACTGGTGTAAATATCATAATGGCGACACCTCCATGTCAAGGTATGAGTACCGCTGGACCGCAAGAAGATGATGATGAGCGAAACAAGCTTATAATTCCTGTGATTGAGGCTGTTAAAGAGATTAAACCCAAATATGTGTTCTTAGAAAATGTCCCCATGTTTTTAAATACCTCTATAGAAGTAAATGGAGAGCAAGTTTTAATTCCTAATTTACTAAAAAAAGAGTTAGAATCTGAATACAAGATTTCCCAATATATTATCGACACAAAAGATTACTCTGTTCCACAGACACGAGAACGAGCAATCTTTTTAATGACGCGTAGAACTGAAAACCTAAAAGAGTGGAAGCTCCCAAATAAGGATTCGAAAATTTTGACTATGCAAGATGCAATTGGGAATTTACCGAAATTAGATCCCTATATAAAGGACATCTCAGAAGAGGAATTGTTAGAAATCTTTCCTCATTTTTATGAGCGCCAGGAAATTGCCGCTAATATTTCAAAATGGCATATTCCTCCCCATCATATAAAGAGGCAGGTTGTAGCGATGCAACATACTCCTACTGGATGTACCGCATTTGATAATAAGGTATTTTACCCTAAAAAGGCTAATGGGGAAGCTGTAAAGGGTTTTCGTAACACGTACAAAAGACAAAATTGGAACACCGCTGCTTATACCATAACCATGGATAACCGAAAAATTTCATCACAAAACAATGTTCATCCAGGAAAGATAGAATATGTAGATGATAATGGCGAGGAAATCTATTCTGATGCAAGGGTTTTGACACTATATGAATTAATGATTGTCATGAGTTTGCCAGAAAGTTGGCCAATACCTGAAAACACATCGGAAGCCTTTTTGCGGAGAATTATTGGCGAAGGAATACCACCACTATTTGTAAAAAAAGTATTCGATAATATAGACTAG
- a CDS encoding DNA-binding protein has product MRIELEMPEGLEEQLRNIVLDTVKDAFNTFVGQTTAKEWMSIKEGADYAGVSFNTFKKYRMLGLKVCEIDSVKRVSKAEIDNFLTRNSY; this is encoded by the coding sequence ATGAGAATCGAATTGGAAATGCCTGAAGGATTAGAAGAACAATTAAGAAATATTGTTTTAGATACTGTTAAGGATGCTTTCAATACATTTGTAGGACAAACGACAGCAAAGGAATGGATGAGCATTAAAGAAGGTGCCGACTATGCAGGTGTTTCTTTTAATACGTTTAAGAAGTACCGTATGTTGGGCTTAAAAGTATGCGAGATAGATAGTGTTAAGCGTGTATCAAAAGCTGAAATTGATAACTTCCTAACCCGTAACAGTTATTAA
- a CDS encoding helix-turn-helix domain-containing protein: MLSSGERIQALRKEKNLTQDELAIRLECTKQSIYRYENNQSQMDTHTLIKTSDFFEVSTDYLLGKSSQRRSGADIFSNQSATFYDEDYFWIIEGGKSFDAHTRWDGFTADGKEKRVPRPIIPEKAFELCKKLYGPPLIINTDKDVSTFIKIGGNALIRESLCKEFFPKFMESFVMDS; encoded by the coding sequence ATGCTTTCATCTGGTGAAAGGATTCAAGCTCTACGAAAAGAAAAAAATCTCACACAAGACGAACTAGCAATAAGGCTAGAATGTACCAAACAATCTATCTATCGATATGAAAATAACCAAAGCCAAATGGATACACATACATTAATAAAAACTTCCGATTTTTTTGAAGTCTCGACAGACTATTTGCTCGGGAAAAGTAGTCAAAGACGTAGTGGAGCTGATATCTTCAGCAATCAGTCTGCTACTTTTTATGATGAAGATTATTTTTGGATTATAGAAGGCGGTAAGAGTTTTGACGCTCATACCCGTTGGGACGGTTTTACAGCTGACGGAAAAGAGAAAAGAGTACCCCGACCAATAATTCCAGAGAAAGCATTCGAACTATGCAAAAAGTTGTACGGACCACCTTTAATAATTAATACCGATAAAGATGTCAGTACTTTTATTAAAATTGGTGGTAATGCTTTAATTAGGGAATCTTTATGTAAAGAATTCTTTCCTAAATTTATGGAATCCTTTGTTATGGATAGCTAA
- a CDS encoding DNA cytosine methyltransferase yields the protein MGKLNGISLFSNVGIAEAYMNELDIEIKIANEIDQDRARFYQNVYKDTHMICGDITDDNIRSSLVEEAIERNVDFLIATPPCQGMSEAGLRLEFDPRNQLISYAIDVIKRVKPKFVLLENVPKQLTTRIKYGDEIILIPEYIKRELGDSYRFNKNPLVMAKDYGVPQLRERNIFLLVRNDLPYTWEFPEKQQEITLYEAIGDLPSLDPKLRDGMELTLQKFPDYEKKRKEGLEVSKWHYPPTHSWKQVQWMMHTPTGKSAIYNEVYYPQKADGIPVKAHHNHYRRLKWDMPCRTITQNNGVISSLACVHPGRLYRSESGEELYSDARVLSIYELLIVMSLPLDWQIPDWASETFIRKAIGEGIPSKLIKEIMTALIQQL from the coding sequence ATGGGAAAGTTAAATGGTATTTCACTGTTTTCCAATGTTGGAATTGCAGAAGCTTATATGAATGAACTTGATATTGAAATAAAAATTGCTAATGAGATAGATCAAGATAGAGCTAGATTCTATCAAAATGTATATAAAGATACACATATGATTTGTGGTGACATTACGGACGATAACATCCGGAGTTCTCTTGTTGAAGAAGCTATTGAAAGAAATGTGGACTTCTTAATAGCCACACCACCATGTCAAGGAATGAGTGAGGCTGGATTAAGATTAGAATTCGATCCACGTAATCAGCTTATTTCGTATGCAATTGATGTAATCAAAAGGGTTAAACCCAAGTTTGTATTATTAGAAAATGTTCCTAAACAATTGACTACTCGTATTAAATACGGCGATGAAATTATTTTGATTCCTGAATATATAAAAAGGGAACTTGGCGACAGTTATCGGTTTAATAAGAACCCTCTTGTTATGGCAAAGGATTATGGTGTACCTCAATTAAGAGAAAGGAATATATTCTTGCTTGTCAGAAACGACTTGCCATATACTTGGGAGTTTCCAGAAAAACAGCAAGAAATTACTCTTTATGAAGCTATCGGAGATTTACCGTCTCTTGATCCTAAGCTACGAGATGGAATGGAACTTACTTTGCAGAAGTTTCCAGATTATGAGAAGAAGCGTAAAGAAGGTCTTGAGGTATCAAAATGGCATTATCCTCCAACTCATTCTTGGAAACAAGTGCAATGGATGATGCATACACCTACAGGAAAATCAGCTATATACAATGAAGTTTATTATCCTCAAAAGGCAGATGGCATTCCTGTTAAAGCCCACCATAATCATTATCGTAGATTGAAATGGGATATGCCATGTAGAACTATCACACAGAATAATGGTGTTATCTCATCTTTAGCTTGCGTTCATCCAGGACGATTGTACAGGAGTGAATCAGGTGAGGAATTATACTCTGATGCCAGAGTCTTATCTATATATGAGTTGTTGATTGTTATGTCATTGCCACTTGATTGGCAAATTCCAGATTGGGCTAGTGAAACTTTTATTCGAAAAGCGATTGGTGAGGGTATACCTTCAAAATTAATCAAAGAAATCATGACTGCATTAATTCAGCAATTATAA